In the Calonectris borealis chromosome 11, bCalBor7.hap1.2, whole genome shotgun sequence genome, one interval contains:
- the RAB27A gene encoding ras-related protein Rab-27A → MSDGDYDYLIKFLALGDSGVGKTSLLYQYTDGKFNSKFITTVGIDFREKRVVYRPNGPDGVGGRGQRIHLQLWDTAGQERFRSLTTAFFRDAMGFLLLFDLSNEQSFLNVRNWISQLQMHAYCENPDIVLCGNKSDLEDQRMVKEEEAKELAEKYGIPYFETSAANGNNVSKAIETLLDLIMKRMERCVDKSWIPEGVVRSNGHSSTEQLNEEQEKGKCGC, encoded by the exons ATGTCTGATGGGGACTATGATTACCTCATAAAATTTCTAGCACTCGGTGATTCTGGAGTAGGAAAGACCAGCCTTCTTTACCAATATACGGATGGCAAATTTAATTCCAAATTTATCACAACGGTGGGCATTGACTTTCGGGAAAAGAGAGTG GTGTATAGACCCAATGGGCCAGATGGCGTTGGTGGCAGAGGACAGAGGATACATCTTCAGCTCTGGGATACTGCAGGGCAGGAAAG GTTTCGTAGCTTGACAACAGCTTTCTTCAGAGATGCCATGGGGTTTCTTCTACTCTTTGATCTGTCAAATGAGCAAAGCTTTCTGAATGTCAGGAACTGGATAA GTCAGCTACAAATGCATGCATATTGTGAAAACCCTGACATTGTATTATGTGGAAACAAGAGTGATCTGGAAGACCAAAGAATGGTGAAAGAAGAAGAGGCTAAGGAACTTGCAGAAAAATATGG AATACCGTATTTTGAAACGAGTGCAGCTAATGGGAATAATGTAAGCAAAGCCATTGAAACCCTGCTTGACCTCATAATGAAGCGCATGGAACGGTGTGTGGATAAATCCTGGATCCCAGAAGGGGTGGTGCGCTCCAATGGGCACAGCTCTACAGAACAACTGAATGAGGagcaagaaaaaggcaaatgtggCTGTTAA
- the RSL24D1 gene encoding putative ribosome biogenesis protein RLP24: MRIEKCYFCSGPIYPGHGVMFVRNDCKIFRFCKSKCHRNFKKKRNPRKMRWTKAFRKAAGKELTVDNSFEFEKRRNEPVKYQRELWNKTVDAMKRVEEIKQKRQARFIMNRLKKSKELQKAEDIKEVKQNIHLLRAPHAGTPKQLEDKMVQKLQEDVAMEEDS; this comes from the exons ATGCGGATCGAGAAGTGCTACTTCTGCTCGGGGCCCATCTACCCGGGCCACGGCGTCATGTTCGTGCGCAACGACTGCAAG ATATTTAGATTCTGCAAATCAAAATGccacagaaactttaaaaagaagcgAAATCCCAGAAAGATGAGATGGACCAAAGCATTCCGGAAGGCAGCTGGCAAAGAATTGACGGTG gatAATTCATTTGAGTTTGAAAAACGTAGAAATGAACCAGTGAAATACCAGAGAGAGTTGTGGAACAAAACTG tTGATGCAATGAAGAGAGTggaggaaataaagcaaaaacgCCAAGCTAGATTTATTATGAACAG ATTAAAGAAGAGCAAAGAGTTGCAGAAGGCAGAAGACATTAAAGAAGTCAAACAGAATATCCACCTTCTTCGTGCTCCACACGCAG gCACACCAAAACAGCTGGAGGACAAAATGGTGCAGAAGCTACAAGAGGATGTGGCTATGGAAGAAGActcttaa